Proteins co-encoded in one Halorussus lipolyticus genomic window:
- a CDS encoding DUF7344 domain-containing protein, with protein MNTDAPDVTAGFAGGNSGISPALDATLDLLSNRRRRYVLYHLREEGGAVSLDELAEQVASWESEAGDPVDDERVLADLYHSQLPRLEEADAVTFDPEEGYVTLAEDDEKPISEYLDLAAREENVV; from the coding sequence ATGAATACGGACGCCCCGGACGTGACCGCCGGCTTCGCCGGAGGGAACAGCGGCATCTCACCGGCTCTCGACGCCACGCTCGACCTCCTCTCGAACCGCCGCCGTCGGTACGTCCTCTACCACCTCCGCGAGGAGGGCGGTGCGGTGTCGCTCGACGAACTCGCCGAACAAGTCGCCTCGTGGGAGAGCGAGGCCGGCGACCCGGTGGACGACGAGCGCGTCCTCGCCGACCTCTACCACAGTCAACTCCCCCGACTCGAAGAAGCCGACGCCGTCACGTTCGACCCCGAGGAGGGCTACGTGACCCTCGCCGAGGACGACGAGAAGCCCATCTCGGAGTACCTCGACCTCGCCGCCCGCGAGGAGAACGTCGTCTGA
- a CDS encoding DNA-3-methyladenine glycosylase family protein translates to MTDEAIAELRADPDLGPLVAEYGPLTIEPTDDFYRRFVVSILRQQVSMASASATRERLFDRVEPTPETMLAADPQVLRDAGLSRQKTEYVRNVAEAFVEEGYSLDYFAGVPDEEVVAELTAIKGVGTWTAKMQLMFSLGRPDVFPVGDLGIRKGIEKVLDAEMTRTEMVEAAERWAPYRSYASLYLWRADEDITESVGEVTGL, encoded by the coding sequence ATGACCGACGAAGCCATCGCAGAACTTCGGGCGGACCCGGACCTCGGGCCGCTTGTCGCCGAGTACGGCCCGCTGACCATCGAACCGACAGACGACTTCTACCGGCGGTTCGTCGTCTCCATCCTGCGCCAGCAGGTGTCGATGGCGTCGGCGTCTGCGACTCGGGAACGCCTGTTCGACCGAGTGGAACCGACGCCCGAGACCATGCTGGCGGCCGACCCGCAGGTCCTCCGGGACGCCGGCCTCTCGCGCCAGAAGACCGAGTACGTCCGGAACGTCGCCGAGGCGTTCGTCGAGGAGGGCTACTCGCTCGACTACTTCGCCGGAGTTCCCGACGAGGAGGTCGTCGCGGAACTCACCGCAATCAAGGGCGTCGGGACGTGGACCGCCAAGATGCAACTGATGTTCTCGCTCGGCAGGCCCGACGTGTTTCCGGTCGGTGACCTCGGCATCCGGAAGGGCATCGAGAAGGTCTTGGACGCCGAGATGACCCGGACCGAGATGGTCGAGGCCGCCGAGCGGTGGGCACCGTATCGAAGCTACGCCAGCCTCTACCTCTGGCGGGCGGACGAGGACATCACCGAGAGCGTCGGCGAAGTGACCGGATTGTAG
- a CDS encoding VOC family protein: MLSGLGWLALEAKYLDRARDFYTTHLDLPVRRADDGEVVFDAGGDLLVLREPGGVPRGGVHTHYAFSAPPDRYDEWRDRLAESFDLTEFDFGGSKSLYFYDPDGNCVEIGGCGEPNDGGSGDGAITDIFEIVLEVEDLSRAESFYKSLGFEVVDRGGDRKRVRLSGPVDLELWEPHLGIADARGGLHVDVGFEADDPAAAVEAVRGDACAVERVASDATVVAENADEARRVRDPDGHYMTFY; the protein is encoded by the coding sequence ATGCTCTCGGGTCTGGGATGGTTGGCTCTCGAAGCGAAGTACCTCGACCGCGCACGCGACTTCTACACGACCCACCTCGACCTGCCAGTACGCCGGGCGGACGACGGCGAAGTCGTCTTCGACGCCGGGGGCGACCTCCTCGTCCTCCGAGAACCCGGTGGAGTCCCCCGCGGCGGGGTTCACACCCACTACGCCTTCTCTGCGCCACCCGACCGGTACGACGAGTGGCGTGACCGACTCGCGGAGTCGTTCGACCTCACGGAGTTCGACTTCGGCGGGTCGAAGTCGCTATACTTCTACGACCCCGACGGGAACTGCGTCGAAATCGGCGGATGCGGCGAACCGAACGACGGCGGCAGTGGAGACGGCGCAATCACCGACATCTTCGAAATCGTGCTGGAGGTCGAGGACCTCTCGCGCGCAGAATCGTTCTACAAGTCCCTCGGTTTCGAGGTAGTGGACCGCGGCGGCGACCGAAAGCGCGTCCGCCTCTCCGGCCCGGTGGACCTCGAACTCTGGGAGCCACACCTCGGCATCGCCGACGCCCGCGGCGGCCTCCACGTGGACGTTGGCTTCGAGGCCGACGACCCCGCCGCCGCAGTCGAAGCAGTTCGCGGGGACGCCTGCGCTGTCGAGCGAGTGGCCTCGGACGCCACAGTGGTCGCGGAGAACGCCGACGAGGCCCGCCGAGTGCGCGACCCTGACGGCCATTACATGACGTTCTACTGA